The Quercus robur chromosome 7, dhQueRobu3.1, whole genome shotgun sequence genome has a segment encoding these proteins:
- the LOC126693192 gene encoding uncharacterized protein LOC126693192 yields the protein MMANPRRNSLANTNNNQSTIFVNQTSTPTHANSTSSRIIHFLKKPHAFPFLLSVFLFLTWLSLKLQHTNSRFSPPTLARAQQTSNHHDHEDDAKAGLVRFPSGFPSPLAKDTRGWMLDPISLALTHHLSGGAVTCASLHLGEIRPGALRGNHRHHTCNETLVIWGAKTKYRLENSQVVGKGYAEVIIDADEVAVAASPSGTAHALVNVDPIRSSYFIGCQDSIVNYSNSSTDFNVWKDL from the exons ATGATGGCAAACCCTAGAAGAAACTCATTAGCAAACACAAACAACAATCAGAGCACGATATTTGTGAACCAAACATCAACACCAACACATGCAAACTCAACCTCATCTCGCATCATTCACTTCCTCAAGAAGCCTCACGCTTTCCCTTTTCTTCTCTCAGTCTTCCTCTTCCTCACATGGCTTTCTCTCAAACTTCAGCACACCAATTCTCGCTTTTCGCCTCCAACTTTAGCTCGTGCCCAGCAGACTTCGAATCACCATGACCATGAGGACGATGCTAAGGCTGGTTTGGTCAGATTCCCATCTGGGTTTCCTTCCCCTCTTGCTAAAGACACCCGTGGTTGGATGCTCGACCCCATCTCTCTTGCCCTAACTCATCACCTTTCGG GTGGAGCTGTGACTTGTGCTTCACTTCATCTTGGGGAAATTCGACCTGGTGCTTTAAGGGGAAATCACAGACATCATACTTGTAATGAGACACTTGTCATTTGGGGtgctaaaacaaaatatagg TTGGAGAACAGCCAAGTAGTTGGTAAAGGTTACGCTGAAGTGATAATTGATGCAGACGAGGTTGCTGTTGCAGCTAGCCCAAGCGGAACTGCCCATGCTTTAGTAAATGTGGATCCAATTCGAAGTTCATACTTTATAGGGTGCCAAGACAGTATTGTAAATTATAGCAACTCATCTACTGATTTTAATGTTTGGAAAGATCTTtaa
- the LOC126693195 gene encoding monothiol glutaredoxin-S15, mitochondrial isoform X1, which produces MQIDYNIYNFESKIMARSLSSMLLKGIAGLPATRPSRIVFGSFSHNGMRFSTTAPNDPDTHEDFKPTNKLESSDLSLNDVVEQDVKENPVMIYMKGVPEFPQCGFSSLAVRVLKQYNVPLASRNILEDPELKGAVKTFSHWPTFPQIFIKGEFIGGSDIILNLHQSGELKEKLKDVTASQEKSE; this is translated from the exons ATGCAGATTGATTACAATATATACAACTTTGaatcaaaaataatggcaaggTCATTATCAAGCATGTTGCTGAAGGGCATTGCGGGTCTCCCTGCCACCCGTCCTAGTAGAATT GTATTTGGATCCTTTTCCCATAATGGGATGAGATTTTCAACTACTGCGCCCAATGATCCTGACACGCATGAAGATTTTAAACCCACTAACAAGCTTGAGAGTTCTGACCTTTCCTTGAATGATGTTGTTGAGCAG GATGTCAAGGAAAATCCCGTTATGATTTACATGAAAGGCGTGCCTGAGTTTCCTCAGTGTGGATTCAGCTCACTTGCAGTTAGAGTGTTAAAACAATATA ATGTTCCTTTGGCGTCTAGAAATATTTTGGAGGATCCTGAGCTTAAAGGTGCTGTAAAAACCTTCAG CCACTGGCCCACATTTCCACAGATATTCATCAAGGGAGAGTTCATTGGAGGGTCGGATATTATTCTCAACTTACACCAG TCTGGTGAACTGAAGGAAAAGCTGAAAGACGTTACTGCTAGTCAGGAGAAGTCTGAATAA
- the LOC126693195 gene encoding monothiol glutaredoxin-S15, mitochondrial isoform X2, with protein MARSLSSMLLKGIAGLPATRPSRIVFGSFSHNGMRFSTTAPNDPDTHEDFKPTNKLESSDLSLNDVVEQDVKENPVMIYMKGVPEFPQCGFSSLAVRVLKQYNVPLASRNILEDPELKGAVKTFSHWPTFPQIFIKGEFIGGSDIILNLHQSGELKEKLKDVTASQEKSE; from the exons atggcaaggTCATTATCAAGCATGCTGCTGAAGGGCATTGCGGGTCTCCCTGCCACCCGTCCTAGTAGAATT GTATTTGGATCCTTTTCCCATAATGGGATGAGATTTTCAACTACTGCGCCCAATGATCCTGACACGCATGAAGATTTTAAACCCACTAACAAGCTTGAGAGTTCTGACCTTTCCTTGAATGATGTTGTTGAGCAG GATGTCAAGGAAAATCCCGTTATGATTTACATGAAAGGCGTGCCTGAGTTTCCTCAGTGTGGATTCAGCTCACTTGCAGTTAGAGTGTTAAAACAATATA ATGTTCCTTTGGCGTCTAGAAATATTTTGGAGGATCCTGAGCTTAAAGGTGCTGTAAAAACCTTCAG CCACTGGCCCACATTTCCACAGATATTCATCAAGGGAGAGTTCATTGGAGGGTCGGATATTATTCTCAACTTACACCAG TCTGGTGAACTGAAGGAAAAGCTGAAAGACGTTACTGCTAGTCAGGAGAAGTCTGAATAA